The following coding sequences lie in one Manis javanica isolate MJ-LG chromosome X, MJ_LKY, whole genome shotgun sequence genomic window:
- the FTSJ1 gene encoding tRNA (cytidine(32)/guanosine(34)-2'-O)-methyltransferase isoform X1: MGRTSKDKRDVYYRLAKENGWRARSAFKLLQLDEEFQLFQGVTRAVDLCAAPGSWSQVLSQKIGGQGSGHVVAVDLQAMAPLPGVLQIQGDITQLSTAKEIIQHFEGCPADLVLCDGAPDVTGLHDVDEYMQAQLLLAALNIATHVLKPGGCFVAKIFRGRDVTLIYSQLRVFFSSVLCAKPRSSRNSSIEAFAVCQGYDPPEGFLPDLTKPLLDHSYDPDFNQLDGPTRIIVPFVTCGDLSSYDSDRSYPLDLEDGSEYKYTPPTQPPISPPYQEACTLKKKGRLAKEIRSQDCPMSTVDTLPQPLAAPQCHTLLASEVWKHGPGPSVPFP, encoded by the exons ATGGGACGGACGTCAAAGGACAAGCGGGATGTCTACTACCGCCTGGCCAAGGAGAATGGCTGGCGTGCCCGCAGTGCCTTCAAGCTGCTACAACTCGATGAGGAATTCCaactcttccaag GTGTGACACGGGCAGTTGACCTATGTGCAGCTCCGGGCAGTTGGAGCCAGGTGCTGAGCCAGAAGATTGG GGGCCAGGGATCTGGCCATGTTGTGGCTGTGGACCTTCAAGCTATGGCTCCACTACCAGGTGTCTTACAGATCCAGGGGGACATCACCCAG CTCTCCACTGCCAAGGAGATCATCCAGCACTTTGAGGGCTGCCCTGCGGACCTAGTGCTGTGCGATGGGGCTCCCGATG TAACTGGCCTCCATGATGTTGATGAGTATATGCAGGCCCAGCTCCTCCTAGCC GCTCTGAACATTGCTACACATGTCTTAAAACCAGGGGGCTGCTTTGTAGCCAAG ATCTTCCGAGGCCGGGATGTGACGCTTATCTACAGCCAGTTGCGAGTCTTCTTCTCCAGTGTGCTCTGTGCCAAACCCAGGAGCAGCCGGAACTCCAGCATTG AGGCCTTCGCTGTCTGTCAGGGTTATGACCCCCCTGAGGGCTTCCTGCCAGACCTGACCAAACCCCTGCTGGATCATTCTTACG ATCCAGATTTCAACCAATTAGATGGGCCCACCCGCATCATTGTGCCATTTGTGACCTGTGGGGACCTGAGCTCCTATGATTCGGATCGTAGTTACCCACTGGAC CTAGAGGACGGTTCAGAGTACAAGTATACTCCACCCACACAGCCCCCGATCTCGCCACCATATCAGGAGGCCTGCACATTGAAGAAGAAAGGGCGATTGGCCAAGGAGATCCGCTCCCAGGACTGCCCCATGAGCACAGTGGACACAttgccccagcccctggctgccCCACAATGCCATACCCTGCTGGCCTCTGAGGTCTGGAAACATGGCCCAGGGCCCTCAGTGCCCTTTCCCTGA
- the FTSJ1 gene encoding tRNA (cytidine(32)/guanosine(34)-2'-O)-methyltransferase isoform X2, with protein sequence MGRTSKDKRDVYYRLAKENGWRARSAFKLLQLDEEFQLFQGVTRAVDLCAAPGSWSQVLSQKIGGQGSGHVVAVDLQAMAPLPGVLQIQGDITQLSTAKEIIQHFEGCPADLVLCDGAPDVTGLHDVDEYMQAQLLLAALNIATHVLKPGGCFVAKIFRGRDVTLIYSQLRVFFSSVLCAKPRSSRNSSIEAFAVCQGYDPPEGFLPDLTKPLLDHSYDFNQLDGPTRIIVPFVTCGDLSSYDSDRSYPLDLEDGSEYKYTPPTQPPISPPYQEACTLKKKGRLAKEIRSQDCPMSTVDTLPQPLAAPQCHTLLASEVWKHGPGPSVPFP encoded by the exons ATGGGACGGACGTCAAAGGACAAGCGGGATGTCTACTACCGCCTGGCCAAGGAGAATGGCTGGCGTGCCCGCAGTGCCTTCAAGCTGCTACAACTCGATGAGGAATTCCaactcttccaag GTGTGACACGGGCAGTTGACCTATGTGCAGCTCCGGGCAGTTGGAGCCAGGTGCTGAGCCAGAAGATTGG GGGCCAGGGATCTGGCCATGTTGTGGCTGTGGACCTTCAAGCTATGGCTCCACTACCAGGTGTCTTACAGATCCAGGGGGACATCACCCAG CTCTCCACTGCCAAGGAGATCATCCAGCACTTTGAGGGCTGCCCTGCGGACCTAGTGCTGTGCGATGGGGCTCCCGATG TAACTGGCCTCCATGATGTTGATGAGTATATGCAGGCCCAGCTCCTCCTAGCC GCTCTGAACATTGCTACACATGTCTTAAAACCAGGGGGCTGCTTTGTAGCCAAG ATCTTCCGAGGCCGGGATGTGACGCTTATCTACAGCCAGTTGCGAGTCTTCTTCTCCAGTGTGCTCTGTGCCAAACCCAGGAGCAGCCGGAACTCCAGCATTG AGGCCTTCGCTGTCTGTCAGGGTTATGACCCCCCTGAGGGCTTCCTGCCAGACCTGACCAAACCCCTGCTGGATCATTCTTACG ATTTCAACCAATTAGATGGGCCCACCCGCATCATTGTGCCATTTGTGACCTGTGGGGACCTGAGCTCCTATGATTCGGATCGTAGTTACCCACTGGAC CTAGAGGACGGTTCAGAGTACAAGTATACTCCACCCACACAGCCCCCGATCTCGCCACCATATCAGGAGGCCTGCACATTGAAGAAGAAAGGGCGATTGGCCAAGGAGATCCGCTCCCAGGACTGCCCCATGAGCACAGTGGACACAttgccccagcccctggctgccCCACAATGCCATACCCTGCTGGCCTCTGAGGTCTGGAAACATGGCCCAGGGCCCTCAGTGCCCTTTCCCTGA
- the FTSJ1 gene encoding tRNA (cytidine(32)/guanosine(34)-2'-O)-methyltransferase isoform X3 has translation MGRTSKDKRDVYYRLAKENGWRARSAFKLLQLDEEFQLFQGVTRAVDLCAAPGSWSQVLSQKIGGQGSGHVVAVDLQAMAPLPGVLQIQGDITQLSTAKEIIQHFEGCPADLVLCDGAPDVTGLHDVDEYMQAQLLLAIFRGRDVTLIYSQLRVFFSSVLCAKPRSSRNSSIEAFAVCQGYDPPEGFLPDLTKPLLDHSYDPDFNQLDGPTRIIVPFVTCGDLSSYDSDRSYPLDLEDGSEYKYTPPTQPPISPPYQEACTLKKKGRLAKEIRSQDCPMSTVDTLPQPLAAPQCHTLLASEVWKHGPGPSVPFP, from the exons ATGGGACGGACGTCAAAGGACAAGCGGGATGTCTACTACCGCCTGGCCAAGGAGAATGGCTGGCGTGCCCGCAGTGCCTTCAAGCTGCTACAACTCGATGAGGAATTCCaactcttccaag GTGTGACACGGGCAGTTGACCTATGTGCAGCTCCGGGCAGTTGGAGCCAGGTGCTGAGCCAGAAGATTGG GGGCCAGGGATCTGGCCATGTTGTGGCTGTGGACCTTCAAGCTATGGCTCCACTACCAGGTGTCTTACAGATCCAGGGGGACATCACCCAG CTCTCCACTGCCAAGGAGATCATCCAGCACTTTGAGGGCTGCCCTGCGGACCTAGTGCTGTGCGATGGGGCTCCCGATG TAACTGGCCTCCATGATGTTGATGAGTATATGCAGGCCCAGCTCCTCCTAGCC ATCTTCCGAGGCCGGGATGTGACGCTTATCTACAGCCAGTTGCGAGTCTTCTTCTCCAGTGTGCTCTGTGCCAAACCCAGGAGCAGCCGGAACTCCAGCATTG AGGCCTTCGCTGTCTGTCAGGGTTATGACCCCCCTGAGGGCTTCCTGCCAGACCTGACCAAACCCCTGCTGGATCATTCTTACG ATCCAGATTTCAACCAATTAGATGGGCCCACCCGCATCATTGTGCCATTTGTGACCTGTGGGGACCTGAGCTCCTATGATTCGGATCGTAGTTACCCACTGGAC CTAGAGGACGGTTCAGAGTACAAGTATACTCCACCCACACAGCCCCCGATCTCGCCACCATATCAGGAGGCCTGCACATTGAAGAAGAAAGGGCGATTGGCCAAGGAGATCCGCTCCCAGGACTGCCCCATGAGCACAGTGGACACAttgccccagcccctggctgccCCACAATGCCATACCCTGCTGGCCTCTGAGGTCTGGAAACATGGCCCAGGGCCCTCAGTGCCCTTTCCCTGA
- the FTSJ1 gene encoding tRNA (cytidine(32)/guanosine(34)-2'-O)-methyltransferase isoform X4, with protein MAPLPGVLQIQGDITQLSTAKEIIQHFEGCPADLVLCDGAPDVTGLHDVDEYMQAQLLLAALNIATHVLKPGGCFVAKIFRGRDVTLIYSQLRVFFSSVLCAKPRSSRNSSIEAFAVCQGYDPPEGFLPDLTKPLLDHSYDPDFNQLDGPTRIIVPFVTCGDLSSYDSDRSYPLDLEDGSEYKYTPPTQPPISPPYQEACTLKKKGRLAKEIRSQDCPMSTVDTLPQPLAAPQCHTLLASEVWKHGPGPSVPFP; from the exons ATGGCTCCACTACCAGGTGTCTTACAGATCCAGGGGGACATCACCCAG CTCTCCACTGCCAAGGAGATCATCCAGCACTTTGAGGGCTGCCCTGCGGACCTAGTGCTGTGCGATGGGGCTCCCGATG TAACTGGCCTCCATGATGTTGATGAGTATATGCAGGCCCAGCTCCTCCTAGCC GCTCTGAACATTGCTACACATGTCTTAAAACCAGGGGGCTGCTTTGTAGCCAAG ATCTTCCGAGGCCGGGATGTGACGCTTATCTACAGCCAGTTGCGAGTCTTCTTCTCCAGTGTGCTCTGTGCCAAACCCAGGAGCAGCCGGAACTCCAGCATTG AGGCCTTCGCTGTCTGTCAGGGTTATGACCCCCCTGAGGGCTTCCTGCCAGACCTGACCAAACCCCTGCTGGATCATTCTTACG ATCCAGATTTCAACCAATTAGATGGGCCCACCCGCATCATTGTGCCATTTGTGACCTGTGGGGACCTGAGCTCCTATGATTCGGATCGTAGTTACCCACTGGAC CTAGAGGACGGTTCAGAGTACAAGTATACTCCACCCACACAGCCCCCGATCTCGCCACCATATCAGGAGGCCTGCACATTGAAGAAGAAAGGGCGATTGGCCAAGGAGATCCGCTCCCAGGACTGCCCCATGAGCACAGTGGACACAttgccccagcccctggctgccCCACAATGCCATACCCTGCTGGCCTCTGAGGTCTGGAAACATGGCCCAGGGCCCTCAGTGCCCTTTCCCTGA
- the FTSJ1 gene encoding tRNA (cytidine(32)/guanosine(34)-2'-O)-methyltransferase isoform X5 has protein sequence MQAQLLLAALNIATHVLKPGGCFVAKIFRGRDVTLIYSQLRVFFSSVLCAKPRSSRNSSIEAFAVCQGYDPPEGFLPDLTKPLLDHSYDPDFNQLDGPTRIIVPFVTCGDLSSYDSDRSYPLDLEDGSEYKYTPPTQPPISPPYQEACTLKKKGRLAKEIRSQDCPMSTVDTLPQPLAAPQCHTLLASEVWKHGPGPSVPFP, from the exons ATGCAGGCCCAGCTCCTCCTAGCC GCTCTGAACATTGCTACACATGTCTTAAAACCAGGGGGCTGCTTTGTAGCCAAG ATCTTCCGAGGCCGGGATGTGACGCTTATCTACAGCCAGTTGCGAGTCTTCTTCTCCAGTGTGCTCTGTGCCAAACCCAGGAGCAGCCGGAACTCCAGCATTG AGGCCTTCGCTGTCTGTCAGGGTTATGACCCCCCTGAGGGCTTCCTGCCAGACCTGACCAAACCCCTGCTGGATCATTCTTACG ATCCAGATTTCAACCAATTAGATGGGCCCACCCGCATCATTGTGCCATTTGTGACCTGTGGGGACCTGAGCTCCTATGATTCGGATCGTAGTTACCCACTGGAC CTAGAGGACGGTTCAGAGTACAAGTATACTCCACCCACACAGCCCCCGATCTCGCCACCATATCAGGAGGCCTGCACATTGAAGAAGAAAGGGCGATTGGCCAAGGAGATCCGCTCCCAGGACTGCCCCATGAGCACAGTGGACACAttgccccagcccctggctgccCCACAATGCCATACCCTGCTGGCCTCTGAGGTCTGGAAACATGGCCCAGGGCCCTCAGTGCCCTTTCCCTGA